Genomic DNA from Papaver somniferum cultivar HN1 unplaced genomic scaffold, ASM357369v1 unplaced-scaffold_160, whole genome shotgun sequence:
actcatatttttgggatcaaaatccaaaaatatcttaAAGTCGAAgacaaacaaatgaaataatgAAGAAGACAAATACAGTGCAAGACAACATCATAGTCTATGTCATCATATCATAATTGTTTGAATTGATTAACCAAACAAttcaaacaaagaaaacaaacataaatatataaatttaataattttctccATATCAACAGTAGGGTCTATAATAATTCAATAAGGCCCTCGATAAATCCTATCCACAAAATGCAGTAGTCCATGCTGCATTTGAATAAGTGACCTTCCTGTATCAAGGGGCATTCCTTCTGGCTAGCTGTCAATATTTGACGGCGCAATAATTAAccaataattttcctttactgtaTCAAGTAGCATTACTTCTGCCATGCTGTCAAATTGCATATTAAACACGTTTTTTATCCGAAGGGTCGCTTTCTTGAACTTagataacatttttatccaaCTCAACTAAATTTTGTTTAGGAAATTTATAAATTGCCCCTATTTCTCTTTTATTCTTTTTACCGTCATTTATTATCATGAAATATTACAAGGAGATGTCACTGTATTACAGTGATGAAGTTACTCTTTCTCTTCAACCCCGGTGGTTGTGCAACATGAAAAGCAACGTCAACAGTGTAAAACTCACTAATAAAGTGAGACCACAATTCTCTCCGATCAACCTTTTATGGGACGTGGAGCTTGCTCACTCATACTTTTGGGATCAAAATCTAATAAGTCTTCATTGTTAATGACAAACAAAAGACATACTGAGATGACAGTACACTTGCAAATATAGTTcagtatgttcacatgaaaattGTTGAGTTGATTAACCGAAACCGAAGGGCagaatacaacaacaacaacaacaaaaaagaggACAGACATTTTAACTAAGAGATCTTCATGTAAATATAGGATTTAGTAACTCCTGCAGTAGTTCATTCTGCATTCAGGTTTTTGTAAAAGTAACCTTCCTATAGTAGATCAAGTAGCATTCCTTCTGTCATGCTAGCGATAACGTACGTCGCTTTCAAAGAACTTTCTTAAACTTCGGTAACTGTATCTTCCACTCGTGTGTGGATGACTTTGAAGTAAAAGTATGTGACGAATTTTTTCACCATAGATGATGTTATTGAAAATGACCTTGTCAATCACTACTAGGCACTCCACAAACTGCTGTCCACCCTGCACTCCACGGCGTCGAAATAGTAAAATCCTTGTGGTGGGGGATCAAGTAGCATCCCTTCAGCCATGCTGGCAATTAATGCTGGCATATAATACAATGCTTCTTCATCGAAAAATGCCTCCGGCCTCAAAGAGGTATCGGTAAATGTCTCTGCAAATTCAATTGTTCTGGATGCTTTAGAGGTAACAGATTGTGATGATTTCTTTCtaattgatgatgattttgaatgAGTGGGGAGAGGAAAAGCACGGGTGGCTTCGGCAGCAGCAATTTGAATATCTTTAGCGGCTGATGACTTAGCACGAGGTAACACCCATAGAGAATCTTCGAAATTTAATGGAGCCAAATTCCCCCTAAGAGCCAACGCAGCAACATCATAAGCTCTAGCTGCCATCTCAGGTGTTGAATGAGTTCCTAGCCATATTCTTGATTTGCTATTTGGTTCTCTAACTTCACATACCCATTTATCATTTTTCCTCAATCTTACTCCTCTATAAATTGGATGTCTAGTTTCCTTGAAGATCTTTCTTCCTGCCCTTTTCTTATGTGACCGCAACTCCGGTGCCAATACGGAAATCTGGATTAATTCCTCTAAGTCTGAAAGAGAAGTGTGGTCTGTACTTGACGATGATGAAGGTGAATTCGAGTACTCAGACGAGTGTGCAGAACTCATTTTTTTGTTTTAGGAGATAGAACAAGTTCAATTGGAACTTAAAAATTAGAGAGATGAGTTTGAAATAATTAAGAGCATCAGGGAATCGGAATGCATACTTATAGAAGAGATATTTAAAATGCTTAAAACCCCACAAAGTGTACGAGGTAAGCACAAGCgcacaaacaaaaacaaaaacaatgacAATGACATTGATATTATATTTGTTTCTCTGGTAAGCTTAAGAACGCCGAGATGTTTGGCAACAGTAAACACTCAACTACTGATCGAAGCGACAATAGTGCTAGTGTGTAAGCGTTATACAAAATATCCATGCTGAACAACAATTAGAAACTGCCGTGTGTCCGTTATGCTTTTGGATGGGGTTTCCAAATGAGTATCTTTGGGGAAATCTGGCTTATGATACCCCTGTGCCATGTGCCCATTGTCATGCTTATTCTAGGGTGGGTCTCATATAGGGACCTCTTGTTTGATCCTTCCTTTTCACCTTTATTTAGCACGGAAGCGATCTTTCTAGTTTGCTGAAACTAAAGGTCCTTATTCGTAGAATCAAAATTTCCAATCTTGACTTGTCGATCCATCAACTACTTTCTTGTTTGCATATGACCGACTTAATTAAGTCCATCCTGTTGTGACTAGTCTCACGTCGCCCTGAGGGGATGTTTTGTTCAGCGTAATAGTGTAAATTTGGAAAATCTGGAGGGACAACTCTCCCTCTAGCCATGTAGTTCAGCCATGAACTTCTATACCCTTTCTGATGAACTAGTAGTTAGATTTTTCATGATGTTCAAGGCCTTCTATGGTTACGTCGACACAGTTTTGTTGCTCCCACTCATGTGCATCCGTGAAGAATATCTAATACAACAAAGAGATCGCACCTGTATCTCACTATCCATGTCTCATCAACAGAAATAAAAtatcttgttaggaaaaattagAACTGTTGATATAGACAATGGTTTTTAGTGGTCTGGAGATTATTCGCTCATCTTTAttttaccccaggtggttgtgCAACATAGcccttcttcttttcttgttgcaGTAATAATTGCGCCAAAAGGAAAAGCAACATCAACATAAAAAGCCATTGCACTCGCAAACAATTTGAGTCCATAAATCCTTCAAAACGAGTTGCTTGCATTCTCACTCGTCTATTTGGGATCCTGATATcttgaaaacaaacaaaattttTAATGAAAATGATCAAAAGACAAGTATAGTACAAAATTGGAGTCCACATAAtaattgttgattcaagaaataaaaATGGTTGATTAGATGAGCTAAcagaaggcaaataatacaaaagaagaagaaaaaaatatctacGGCATTCATAACTGATGATGACAAATTTCTCGATAGAAATTCGATATTTACTCCATGGAAATACAGTAGTAGGACCATAACAAATCCGAGCCACAAGAAATGACCAAGCAAATTATAGACTTATAGTCACTCCTCCGTCCACGCTGCATTCCACATCGTCGAAAATATAACCTTCCAGGTGGATCAAGTAGCATTCCTTTTGCCATGTTGGCATTTAGTGACGGCATATTAAACAACACTCTCTCATCCAaaagtggaaaaaaaaaattgataatgcAAATTACATTCATGCCTTAAATCTATTACATAATTAAACCTCTAGACCTACGAATGGGGTGAGGGTCGAATTCGCCCGACCACTCTCAACCATCCTCAAAGGGGAGGCGATAGAAATCAATCGGACTAAACAAAAGTGGAATTTAAACAGAAGGATTAATAATCTCCTCAAACTCTGTTTAATCCCATTCACAAGAAATGAGTACATAAAACTCTACTCACTCCACAAATTGCTGCCCACATCATACTCCACGTCATCAAAATAGTAACCCTCCTGTGGTGGGTCAAGTAGCATCCCTTCTGCCATGCTGGCGATTAACGACGGCATATTAAACAACGCTTCTTCGTCCAAAAACGTGGAAGAATTTTCTTGAATTGCTTCATCAACATTGTTTTCCACTCTTCTGGATAATTGCTTGAAATGTGACACTCTGTTCGTCATCATCGGAGATGGTCCAGAATCAGGCGAGAATGGGGAAGCTAGAGAGGCTTCGGAAACAGCAGCTTGAATATCTTTAATAGACGATGACTTAGCACGAGGTAAAACCCACGGAGAATTTTCGAAATTCAGCGGAGCCGATTTTCCTCGAAGAGCTATTGCGGCAACATCATAAGCTCTAGCTGCCATTTCAGGACTTGAATGAGTTCCAAGCCAAATTCTTGATTTGCTATTACCTGGTTCTCTAACTTCACAAACCCACTTATCATTTTTCCTCTCCCTAACTCCTCTATAAATCGGATGTCTAGTTTCTTTGAACTTCTTTCTTCCTGCCCTTTTCTTATGCGATACTAATTGTGGCGGTGACTCTGACACCAAGGATGATAATGGTGATTTCCCGTTTGATCCGGAGTTGTTGTCTGAATACAATCCGGACGATGATGAAGACGGTGAAGAAAGGGAAGAATACTCATACGAGTACTCATAATTCATAATCAGTTAGTGAAAACTTGCGTGTGACTGTATATGGAGCGAGCAAGTGCAGTTCAGAAGGTAGTTCGAGTGAGTTAAGAAAGTTGAGTTTGAAACAAGAGATGCAATTTTTAGAGTTCTTATAGATTTGGGGAAGAAATTAAACAGCTAAGTTACTCGGACTAAAACGCGGTTAAATGTAACTGGTGGAGGAAAATGAATATGCGTAAGTGTTAGAAATCGTTAACTTAGCTAGGGTCTATCTCCTTTAATTTTGTCACGGTTGCTTGTGGTAGCTGTCGTTGCTAGTAAAATTAAACCACGGAAACCCTACTAGATATAGTATTTGCCAAAAGATACTGTGGGGCAAAACTGTACATCCTCGTGAAACAAAAAAACAGTCAAGAACAGCATACAATAATGTAAGATGTACCGTATATGCTGCTGCCCAATGAAAAGCTTTCATGAAAGTGTGGCCCTAACTTAGCCTGGCTAAATTTatccacaatcggtttatgttcatgtccatgtaaaccgattttggataatcggttgattttcatattcatataaaccgattctgggtagaagTAAGTTTCAAAAAATCTCCGTATGTTTTTGAGGTTACAATCGGTTTATACCAAtgacaacataaaccgattctgagttggtgttcttccaaaagaaaaaaaaaaattcatattcagatgattcattaacacaaattaatttcacatctaacacgaAATTTTATCACTAATCAtctaaattaacactaattaatcagggataaatttgccattaaaaaaataattGGTTAAGGGGTTTTCCATTTTACTTCACAATGTCTCTTTTTTGTCACGTAGTGATAGGCCCAAATTAATTCTTATAGGCTCCAATTTAGCCAGGTAACTTAGATCACAGTCTAATTGGTGTAATAATTATCTTCTGCTAGAACATAAGCAGAAATATGACAATCTAATAAgtatcctcgcgtttttaggggccactcaaaaggatttagggaccaacaataaaacaaaaaaggtcaccaaaagggaaaatgtagtcagcccttatctcgcgtaattcgtaatggcgaaattacccttgtatattcggaggatatgataacattgttatcctccgatagtaatcggaagccaaaatattacctagacttccgattgtagtcggtgcagtattagaatgatttttgtttcattttttccatttctttttcatttttgagttgttagagttatagagaagaaggtgaaggaaaaaagggattTTTgatacaagttttttttttcgaacatgtaatttgtacaagttttttggaaacttttttgtgaagatatatgatttaatcggtcgcaaaaaatataatgttgtctcccgaatgtaggaattgggctctttgatacacgttttgattccgaatattataatcggttggtaatgatacacgttttgattctgaatattataatcggtagaactcttaaatatctatctaccgaattggtgggtatttcgagacacggctataattttttttgaaactatgtaatcggaacaacattattataacacttcaatccgattaatcatattcgggaattccatattttatcaaaccgccgattaatattaaaattttgaatttacagcactcaaacatcacatgttattcttttttcccagtccgagatgcaacaatcaacgcggcttcgaaatgtagaaacgactctcctttccacttggaataagcatcttgtgccgcaaacctgtcgtctctgtgcctagcaagaatacggttgtactcggtgcacaattttataacatggtgcacccttgaagaaacatgggatggttcataattgtggcgtggcttcttgtacttaccaacaaaaggacccaatgaaacgttaatccaaaatatacgatcgtcctgctgttctttgggtagatctttcacaatgtaataattttttatccagtcggtctcttcctcaacttgttttaatctttctctatgatggaattgttcttcacctcgcttcttagccttgatttcctcttcctcctccttcgttgccattaacgatggtttaatttttttgggttgtttgttccttttttgtatttcttcttccattgctgcaattgatgtagttgttcgcttgcatcttcgaagtatgttgtcgattgatgatggacttgccattgaaaaggtttttcattctgattttttactcaataataactgagaggggtaccctccttatatagattagagttccaacggctctaatttttgaaaatatggtcgttgaggtttctgaaaatatggccgttgaggtttcgtatcaatgatgcactacaatcggttgctaacgatacacgtattccctccgaataagacattcggtagcgaacttaaatttttatctaccgattaggttggtatttctaaacacgactatattattcggaggataattttttttgtaaagtcccgaatgtacgatggcccaaaaatcagaatttgggaaaaactgatacttttcaaattttgaacttgaaataatcggaagttaacttagttaccaaaacttctgaatatgggctgtctaaccttctatattggcccttgtaaccacctagagccatggcatggtttgttttgaacttgtaatattcggaggataatttttttttgtaaagtcccgaatgtacgatggcccaaaaatcagaattttggaaaaactgatacttttcaaattttgaacttgaaataatcggaagttaacttagttaccaaaacttccgaatatgggctgtctaaccttctatattggcccttggaaccacctagagccatgtcatggtttgttttgaacttgtaatattcggaggataatttttattgtaaagtcccgaatgtacgatggcccaaaaatcagaatttgggaaaaactgatacttttcaaattttgaacttgaaataatcagaagttaacttagttaccaaaatttccgaatatgggctgtctaaccttctatattggcccttggaaccacctagagccatggcatggtttgttttgaacttgtaatattcggatgataattttttttgtaaagtcccgaatgtacgatgacccaaaaatcagaatttgggaaaaaatgatacttttcaaattttgaacttgaaataatcggaagttaacttagttaccaaaatttccgaatatgggatgtctaaccttctatattggcccttggaaccacctagagccatggcatggtttgttttgaacttgtaatattcggaggataatttttttttgtaaagtcccgaatgtacgatgacccaaaaatcagaatttgggaaaaactgatactttccaaattttgaacttgaaataatcggaagttaacttagttaccacaacttccgaatatgggctgtctaaccttctatattggcccttagaaccacctagagccatggcatggtttgttttgaacttgtaatattcggaggataattttttttgtaaagtcccgaatgtacgatggcccaaaaatcagaatttgggaaaaactgatacttttcaaattttgaacttgaaataatcggaagttaacttagttaccaaaacttctgaatatgggatgtctaaccttctatattggcccttggaaccacctagagccatggcatggtttgttttgaacttgtaatattcagaggataattttttttgtaaagtcccgaatgtacgatggcccaaaaatcataatttgggaaaactgatacttttcaaattttgaacttgaaataatcggaagttaacttagttaccaaaatttccgaatgtaccacacaaataattgtcatttgaacttgtctaacttagttacccaaacttccgaatgtacaacacaaatcattgtcatttatctgctcttctttactttacgactgtgactacctcccagtcctgcacgaccacgggtttgagcaccttcagttggagcagcttcagttggagcagcttcagcgctcgatgaagctcgagttcttttacccgtctttgatactgccaccttgggaggatgcctcttcgtgactttctccccaaacagggcagcataatcttcgttatccatattatcaactagatctctagcctctttgatcttctcagctggcatgggatctccgctcttcaggcatgcagttaacattttggaaacacgcttgaacctattcacctgttttttatacgtaatgacataacatcaaacggtaattacctaagatttaaaggaataatataaaatgaacaaaaatataagaacacgaaCCAGTCTATCacacacaaaggagatatgcggtggcagcgtggttcacttgctcatcagttaacgttccattcttttccttctccaaggtgcctcagaacatattcatcaaagctgtaatgttgatctatcttgttctgtaacttgcatgcctcctaaactctgctgttgttgtctcttcatcccaacctaagcactttttagttagagcataaagttgtgcccaacttaactgctttgtgtagttaaacttcacagttgtgccttggtcgggaaggttaagaatctgcacaacatcatacGAGGTAATCGTCAtttccccaaacggcatatggaaagtatcggtctcaggatacattctctccacgaacgccgatatggccacacgatcatgttccaacaatgaattctcgacGGCATTaactaaccccgagttggcaacaattgacttgaacctttcacattcaccggataaaggccacgcaagcattttttttTGGTGCGGCgataggtttgagtagacggaccgcatcttgatgatcctattaaagtacataaaaaaatccttaatacaaatattacgatataacacatagacaatacattaataaaaaatagtaattctattacctcggtttcgtatatttctctggcccatgagtctttgtatccaaatagcaattttcctccatccgcgggtagcccaaggattgtgcctgctggaatacccctcttcttcaagtgatgagggacaagatgtgatgctttcttagcaatatccttctttacaccatcttttccttttttggctttttgggtaccatttggttgtccttcttcttctactctttgcactggatcaactggttcaatttcatggtggggtgtaacttgtggagcagttggttctgcactttgttgagcggcttgttcaacacttggttgcaccccttgttcactgccttgttgttctacactttgttcagcacttggttgcgctccttgttgactgctttgttcttctaagctttgttgagcacttgaattatctttggcactcctttccctcctagcactagctgtcactttcttcctcctttctcgactttgtctaaacaacaaagaaaggaacaatatttacaaactatacaatcggaagaaaaagtatggaaatataacccgaatgtacacattcggaagtaagaagacacatactgttcccgaatacaaaacaatcgaaagctaactaaacatatttacaaccgaatatgcatcaattggagttcagaagctctaaatttttcatcctacacaatcggaatacaaagtacacaactataacccgaataaacaaattcgaaagtaagaagacacatatttttcccgaatgaaaaacaatcggaatataactaaacatgtttacaaccgaatattcatcaactggagttcagaaactctaaaattttatcatacacaatcggaggtataaaacattatattgtactccgaataaatactggccccaaaatgggatttttcctatatcagaaattttgagattttatcaatatatatattcggtagtgagtgtacttccgaatactgtgtgtctgcttaaatatattcgggagcaaaaaaattcattaaactaccgattattaccaatttgtatccaggaagatatggccaacaatattcggcagataaccaacaaatatttctcccgaatactgtcaatgttcttgagaaatgaagaacacgactacagtcggaagtaaataagcatgaatattgcccgaatctggataaataaccgaaaaccctagaaattgtttttctcgattcgtcgaattaaagcgaaataaaccccaaaaatgatagattcttacctaattggggccatttgaagttgacgaagtgtttgactatcggaatcgccaccaccgactacattgccgggtacttcttcttcgcgttcttagcgttcttcttcatttgcagcaagaatttctttatttcttgctaaaatcccaatctttggatcgataccccgagcaacatttttggttctaggtatgtgggtttcatttcccttatccattgttttataaatgaatcgacgatgttttgattttacgattcgcggcgatgtttcggttgaacgaggaaaagttttttttcttccacaatcggaagataatatgaaactggaagcagaagagttgaaatgagtagaattttttttgatttagtttttatacagttttaccagaagggcatttatgtaacttcaatatcatatagagtaccccttaactagagtctttggctgggtataaattgatggcccctaaatcctttcgggtggcccctaaaaacgagAGGATAAGTATAACTGTCTAAAAGTATGATGCCAGAAGTAGATTAGAATGCTagaaattgaaccaacaaatCTTAAATTTTCCATTGTTTCTTACTCAATATAGACTCAATTTAGGGATAATTGGAGTTTAGTACTCAGTtttagaccaacactaggctttgatttaacatttgtccaacgttagggcttggtatcTGGAATGGACGTTGACCGTCATGCTCTGTTTATGAGCacaatttaattaatttttataaaacaaaaatacTGAAAAATTATGAGTTTATAACTCTACCCCTGAGTTAGGTCTAGGATCCGATGGTTACAATTTAAGGACTTCATTCTACAGTCTTGATTAATCCATTCTCTTTTCATATCTAGGGCATGCGCACcagattcttctcttcttccttttTATTTCTCTCCTCTCTTAATTTCCTGCTACTGCTACAGTCGTATCCTCTGTAATTTCCCTGCTATGttgtatatttttttcctttttttttttttgaaacccatCAAGTAAATGAATAAGGATTCAATTTATGGAtcaaataatggagaaaattatCGTTACAGAGAGCTATTTGATTTTGATGAATAAAGAAGGCAAAGGGAGGTTAATTgatttattgttgttgttgcacaaatggttagggttttgattaaaactgaaattagggtttcgattcatCTTTGGGTTTCCATTTGAGCTTATGACTTAATCGATTCAACAAGGGATTCAGTTGAGATTCAATAAGGGATTCGGTTGAGATTCATCACCGAATTGATTTAATTTGGGTTAATGACATAATCGattcaattagggtttcaattgagATTCAATAACGGTTTCAGTTGAGATTTCAATTTGAGTTCATGACTGTTTGATATcaaattctcaaattttgctaCTTTCAATTACTGATTATCATGtgtgaaagttttttttttattgtttgcagagatttgagatgggtttttgATGGGGAAATCAAGAATGAAGATTCGAAGATGAATCTGTGGTGATTTCGGGTAAGATTTATATGAGATTTGGAGGAATTTGGTTGAATAGAAGATGGTGGTTTATTTAGGGTTCTGGTGATGATTAGGGGTTTGATTCTGGTggttaggggtgtaaattttgcccggcagTCCGAGGCCCAGTACCGTCCGCCCTGTCCCATGACAGCCCATGGGTGACCGTGGCCCTTTAAAGGCTGGCCCAacctagcccatttaaataagagggcgggcacaggccacaattcaaattttcttgcccggcccaataccctccctattatcccgtcaatgctacccgGCATGTTAGCCCGCTAGTGGtatccatttacctagcctaagtgattgttctcatttgttttatcctagaatatacttggtacatatacttaatacagtcaaccctcatagttttcatatgtatttcttaacttttattccattggagtctaattttgttaaccatatagagaaaatattaagcaaaatctaaggcagtttccttttctgatgattcaattcaggaaaaattataggaagtttggtttatcttattctcatctcaattctcgtatttgattattaatttaagtaaaacttgtgtattattactactttctttttatttttaacaatatatatgtataatatatatatttgtttgtaatattcaaggccctcccggccctacccgcccgaacccaaattacaaaacaggcttgggtaggtcatgggtactaactgtagataaataaTCTTGCCAGCCCGtcccttttaatttcatggataagagatgttccggccctccctataccgtcccatttaataaataggtcgggctgcccggcccgg
This window encodes:
- the LOC113337526 gene encoding dehydration-responsive element-binding protein 1D-like, translating into MNYEYSYEYSSLSSPSSSSSGLYSDNNSGSNGKSPLSSLVSESPPQLVSHKKRAGRKKFKETRHPIYRGVRERKNDKWVCEVREPGNSKSRIWLGTHSSPEMAARAYDVAAIALRGKSAPLNFENSPWVLPRAKSSSIKDIQAAVSEASLASPFSPDSGPSPMMTNRVSHFKQLSRRVENNVDEAIQENSSTFLDEEALFNMPSLIASMAEGMLLDPPQEGYYFDDVEYDVGSNLWSE
- the LOC113337525 gene encoding dehydration-responsive element-binding protein 1D-like; translation: MSSAHSSEYSNSPSSSSSTDHTSLSDLEELIQISVLAPELRSHKKRAGRKIFKETRHPIYRGVRLRKNDKWVCEVREPNSKSRIWLGTHSTPEMAARAYDVAALALRGNLAPLNFEDSLWVLPRAKSSAAKDIQIAAAEATRAFPLPTHSKSSSIRKKSSQSVTSKASRTIEFAETFTDTSLRPEAFFDEEALYYMPALIASMAEGMLLDPPPQGFYYFDAVECRVDSSLWSA